Proteins co-encoded in one Methylobacterium sp. WL1 genomic window:
- a CDS encoding mechanosensitive ion channel family protein has protein sequence MIFSEALGRLEGLGRSAAALVPGLVIALVLFGVGLLIARGVRAAVRRAAELRQASPGSASVLGRIAGGMTILVSFLVAASVAFPSVSAADLFNLLGIGGVAIGFAFRDVLQNLLAGILILLTRPFVIGDQIRAGSHEGTVEDVWVRATVLRTYDNQRVLIPNATLFVDKITVITAHDKRRLAFPLTIGNGDDMKEARRVIVEALRGTGGVLADPAPEALVTGLGAAGVDMTARFWIDPPRRRDAVDALDHAISNVKDALTAAGIDLPYPTSQVLLHDQTEASDGDRTRQREGWPAGKTPPRARWQVLRADRDDLEREDAEGGRSERKQEPA, from the coding sequence ATGATCTTTTCGGAAGCGCTGGGACGCCTCGAAGGGCTCGGCCGCTCGGCCGCCGCCCTCGTGCCGGGGCTCGTCATCGCCCTCGTCCTATTCGGCGTCGGATTGCTGATCGCCCGCGGCGTCCGGGCCGCCGTCCGCCGGGCCGCCGAATTGCGGCAGGCCTCGCCCGGCTCGGCTTCGGTCCTCGGCCGCATCGCCGGCGGCATGACGATCCTGGTGTCGTTCCTGGTCGCGGCCTCGGTGGCCTTCCCCTCCGTCTCCGCGGCCGACCTGTTCAACCTCCTCGGAATCGGCGGCGTCGCCATCGGCTTCGCCTTCCGGGACGTGCTCCAGAACCTGCTGGCCGGGATCCTCATCCTGCTGACCCGTCCGTTCGTGATCGGCGACCAGATCCGGGCGGGCTCGCACGAGGGCACGGTGGAGGACGTGTGGGTGCGAGCCACGGTGCTGCGCACCTACGACAATCAGCGGGTCCTGATCCCGAACGCGACGCTGTTCGTCGACAAGATCACGGTGATCACCGCGCACGACAAGCGCCGGCTCGCCTTCCCGCTCACCATCGGCAACGGCGACGATATGAAGGAGGCCCGCCGCGTCATCGTCGAGGCCCTGCGCGGGACCGGGGGCGTGCTCGCCGACCCGGCGCCGGAGGCGCTTGTCACGGGGCTCGGCGCCGCCGGCGTCGACATGACGGCGCGGTTCTGGATCGACCCGCCACGCCGCCGCGACGCGGTGGATGCGCTGGACCACGCGATCTCGAACGTGAAGGACGCGCTGACCGCCGCCGGCATCGACCTGCCGTACCCCACGAGCCAGGTGCTTCTGCACGACCAGACCGAGGCGTCGGACGGCGACCGCACCCGCCAGCGCGAGGGCTGGCCCGCCGGCAAGACTCCGCCGCGAGCGCGCTGGCAGGTGCTCCGCGCCGATCGTGACGACCTCGAACGTGAGGACGCTGAAGGCGGTCGTTCCGAGAGAAAGCAGGAGCCGGCATGA
- a CDS encoding DUF2254 domain-containing protein, whose product MKARLQAWIEFLGDLFWLRPALIVLGCLGLAQLGVWLETAHIASYDASSPNQNWGYSGGAEGARALLSAVASSTIGVAGTTFSITIAALTLASGQMGPRLLRNFTRDARNQVVLGIFLGTFAYALMVLRTVRTVQESPFVPHLAITGAIALALLSLATLVWFVHHIAVSINVETVVDAVHRDLCAAVEARTCETAGMTLPARLPTGGGVRIEGSGYLQAVDEDGLADWAHAHGATVALRVRPGDYVPRGFPVAFLSAGIEDVEVALNRALTFGRRPAALQDLEYSIRQLVEIAVRALSPGINDPFTAGSVVDHLGDALCRVAWRHLPSGTVVRDGRVVLVVPVTDYDGLCDAMFHMIRQNAAGSVHVLARMLDVLTRVAEVERLTDRTAELARHADLVLAAARRDVADPHDLADLEARHVRFTVTRMGGDPA is encoded by the coding sequence ATGAAGGCGCGCCTCCAGGCCTGGATCGAGTTCCTGGGCGACCTGTTCTGGCTCAGGCCCGCCCTGATCGTTCTCGGCTGCCTCGGGCTGGCCCAGCTCGGGGTCTGGTTGGAGACGGCCCACATCGCCAGCTACGACGCGTCCTCGCCGAACCAGAACTGGGGCTATTCCGGAGGCGCCGAGGGGGCGCGGGCACTCCTGAGTGCGGTGGCGTCCTCGACCATCGGGGTCGCCGGCACCACCTTCTCCATCACCATCGCGGCCCTGACGCTGGCCTCCGGCCAGATGGGCCCGCGGCTGCTGCGCAATTTCACCCGTGACGCCCGCAACCAGGTCGTCCTGGGCATCTTCCTCGGCACCTTCGCGTACGCGCTGATGGTCCTGCGGACGGTGCGCACGGTGCAGGAGAGCCCGTTCGTCCCGCACCTCGCGATCACCGGGGCCATCGCGCTGGCGCTGCTGTCACTGGCCACCCTGGTCTGGTTCGTCCACCACATCGCCGTCAGCATTAACGTCGAGACGGTTGTCGACGCGGTGCACCGCGACCTGTGCGCTGCCGTCGAGGCCCGGACTTGCGAGACGGCCGGTATGACGCTCCCGGCCCGGCTGCCGACCGGTGGCGGGGTCCGCATTGAGGGCAGCGGTTATCTCCAGGCCGTGGATGAGGACGGGTTGGCCGACTGGGCTCACGCGCATGGCGCGACCGTTGCCCTGCGCGTGCGACCGGGGGATTACGTCCCGAGGGGATTCCCGGTCGCGTTCCTCTCCGCCGGGATCGAGGACGTCGAGGTGGCGCTCAACCGGGCGCTGACCTTCGGACGCCGCCCGGCCGCCCTCCAGGATCTGGAATACTCGATCCGGCAGCTCGTCGAGATTGCAGTCCGCGCGCTGTCGCCGGGCATCAACGACCCGTTCACGGCCGGAAGCGTCGTCGACCATCTCGGGGACGCCCTCTGCCGCGTTGCGTGGCGCCACCTGCCGTCCGGAACGGTCGTGCGCGACGGCCGGGTGGTGCTCGTCGTTCCGGTCACCGACTATGACGGCTTGTGCGATGCCATGTTTCACATGATCCGCCAGAACGCCGCCGGCTCGGTGCACGTGCTGGCCCGGATGCTCGACGTGCTCACCCGCGTCGCCGAAGTCGAGCGTCTGACGGACCGGACCGCCGAACTCGCCCGCCATGCGGACCTCGTCCTCGCCGCGGCCCGGCGCGACGTCGCGGATCCGCACGACCTTGCCGACCTGGAGGCACGGCATGTCCGTTTCACGGTGACACGCATGGGCGGCGATCCCGCGTGA
- a CDS encoding SLC13 family permease, with translation MAIHARERVAAAALAALAAAVWFPDGLDWPARAALLAFGGAAILWILTDLSAAYVAVAAAVFLVAVRAVEQRALIEGLGSKVVWLVIGTFVLGAAVEKSGLADRLTAVIAGRGTTVGGLMWRLTLGIVPLAFLIPSTSGRATVLLPLHRSLTEADDDPRLAKAVGLLIPALVVISTICSLTGAGSHLVTVDMLERLSGQSLGFGQWMLWGLPFGMAACLITTFLIGRLFLDRQTRARRLAEIEAPSGPLSAREWRTGAVVLAMLGLWLTEGYHPFGIATVAVVGAVVLTMPVVGVLDWDDGVKAVNWGLVLFIAASLVLGRALISTGAAKWLIGSALSASGLDGDSPTLLILLGLSALSLSAHLYMVSHTARVVALLPPLLLLADRLGLNPVAVAFLANVGMDYCLTLPVSSKALLIFQGTERPAWTARDLLRLGALLAPAYAALMVAAYYLFWSQVGLSL, from the coding sequence ATGGCGATTCATGCGCGGGAGCGGGTGGCTGCGGCGGCCCTCGCAGCACTTGCCGCGGCGGTGTGGTTTCCCGACGGGCTCGACTGGCCGGCGCGGGCCGCGCTGTTGGCCTTCGGCGGAGCCGCGATCCTCTGGATCCTGACCGACCTGAGCGCGGCCTACGTCGCTGTGGCCGCCGCCGTCTTCCTCGTCGCGGTCCGGGCCGTCGAGCAGCGGGCGCTGATCGAGGGCCTCGGCTCGAAGGTGGTGTGGCTCGTGATCGGCACCTTCGTCCTCGGTGCGGCGGTCGAGAAGAGCGGGCTCGCCGACCGGCTCACCGCCGTTATCGCCGGGCGCGGGACCACGGTCGGCGGCCTGATGTGGCGCCTGACGCTCGGCATCGTCCCCCTGGCCTTCCTGATCCCCTCGACCTCCGGGCGGGCGACCGTGCTCCTGCCGCTCCATCGCAGCCTGACCGAGGCGGATGACGACCCGCGCCTGGCCAAGGCCGTCGGGCTGCTGATCCCCGCCCTCGTCGTCATCTCGACGATCTGCAGCCTCACGGGCGCCGGCTCGCACCTCGTCACCGTCGACATGCTGGAACGGCTTTCCGGTCAGAGCCTCGGCTTCGGGCAATGGATGCTCTGGGGCCTGCCGTTCGGCATGGCCGCCTGCCTGATCACGACCTTCCTGATCGGCCGCCTGTTCCTCGACCGGCAGACGCGGGCGCGGCGGCTGGCGGAGATCGAGGCTCCGTCCGGTCCTCTCTCCGCCCGGGAATGGCGGACGGGCGCGGTCGTGCTCGCCATGCTGGGGCTCTGGCTGACGGAAGGGTATCACCCGTTCGGCATCGCCACCGTGGCGGTCGTGGGTGCGGTGGTCCTGACGATGCCGGTCGTCGGCGTGCTCGACTGGGACGATGGCGTGAAGGCCGTGAACTGGGGGCTGGTACTGTTCATCGCCGCCTCCCTGGTGCTCGGCCGGGCCCTCATCTCCACGGGGGCCGCGAAATGGCTGATCGGCTCGGCGTTGTCGGCGAGCGGCCTGGACGGCGACAGCCCGACGCTCCTGATCCTGCTCGGATTGTCGGCGCTCAGCCTGTCGGCGCACCTCTACATGGTGTCACACACCGCACGGGTGGTCGCGTTGCTGCCACCGCTGCTGCTCCTGGCGGACAGGCTCGGCCTCAACCCGGTCGCGGTCGCGTTCCTGGCGAATGTCGGGATGGATTACTGCCTCACCCTGCCGGTCTCCTCGAAGGCGCTGCTGATCTTTCAGGGCACCGAGCGACCGGCCTGGACGGCGAGGGACCTGCTCAGGCTGGGGGCGCTCCTGGCGCCCGCCTACGCGGCGCTGATGGTCGCGGCCTACTATCTCTTCTGGTCGCAGGTCGGCCTGTCCTTGTGA
- a CDS encoding exopolysaccharide production protein YjbE — protein sequence MKSVAIAVVATLALAVPALAAPCNTGTTKAKDPTPGQVNPKSSDVDKSSQNLAGGQQPASPGTVGAMNAAGANQMVGQKPGSEAKTDQGAGVGTSSKNLAGGQQPASPGTVGAMNNAGANQQLGDKAGKGDDC from the coding sequence ATGAAATCCGTTGCCATCGCCGTCGTGGCCACCCTCGCCCTGGCCGTGCCGGCCCTCGCCGCCCCGTGCAACACCGGGACGACGAAGGCGAAGGACCCCACCCCGGGTCAGGTGAACCCGAAGAGTTCGGACGTCGACAAGTCGAGCCAGAACCTGGCTGGCGGCCAGCAGCCCGCCTCGCCCGGCACGGTCGGCGCGATGAACGCCGCAGGTGCCAACCAGATGGTCGGCCAGAAGCCGGGATCCGAGGCGAAGACCGACCAGGGCGCCGGCGTCGGCACGTCCAGCAAGAACCTCGCTGGCGGCCAGCAGCCGGCCTCGCCGGGCACGGTCGGCGCCATGAACAACGCGGGAGCCAACCAGCAGCTCGGTGACAAGGCCGGCAAGGGCGACGATTGCTGA
- a CDS encoding response regulator transcription factor, giving the protein MGRIRVVLADDHPIVLAGIRALLNADAQVELVGEATNGGEALPLIRSVAPDVAVLDVSMPGLNGLELTERVTGECPETKVLVLTVHEDAAYVQPLLKAGARGYLLKRSAAEDLLRAVHAVAAGGVYLDPSVAGHAVGDGTATAAGSKPAETGEALSPRETETLRLIAQGFSNKEIARRIDVSVKSVETYKARAAEKLGLRSRAEIIRYAAAQGWLDALTLR; this is encoded by the coding sequence ATGGGCCGCATCCGCGTCGTCCTCGCCGACGACCATCCCATCGTCCTCGCGGGCATCCGTGCGCTCCTGAACGCCGATGCCCAGGTTGAACTGGTCGGCGAGGCCACGAACGGCGGCGAGGCGCTGCCGCTGATCCGGTCCGTGGCACCCGATGTCGCCGTGCTCGACGTGTCGATGCCCGGCCTCAACGGTCTCGAACTGACGGAGCGCGTCACCGGCGAGTGTCCGGAGACCAAGGTGCTTGTGCTGACGGTCCACGAGGATGCCGCCTACGTCCAGCCGCTGCTGAAGGCCGGCGCCCGGGGCTATCTGCTGAAGCGCTCGGCGGCCGAGGACCTCCTGCGGGCGGTCCACGCCGTCGCGGCGGGCGGCGTGTACCTCGATCCGTCCGTCGCCGGACACGCCGTGGGGGACGGCACCGCGACGGCGGCGGGATCCAAGCCGGCCGAAACCGGCGAAGCGCTCAGCCCGCGGGAGACGGAGACGTTGCGCCTGATCGCGCAGGGCTTCAGCAACAAGGAGATCGCGCGGCGCATCGACGTCAGCGTGAAGTCTGTCGAGACCTACAAGGCCCGGGCCGCCGAGAAGCTCGGCCTGAGATCCAGGGCGGAGATCATCCGCTACGCCGCAGCCCAGGGCTGGCTGGACGCGCTCACCCTCCGGTAG
- a CDS encoding sensor histidine kinase, with the protein MVSDIEPRKRAEAERLELLRRLGEAQENEQRRIARELHDQVGQTVTGLSLGLKGLERLLAAGGATLEAGRQVQWLQALAGEIGRDIHRAAVDLRPTALDDLGLQEALATQLREWGQRHGVRADLEILGEPVRLPPSAESAVYRIVQEALTNVLKHARADTVSVSVEHRAGEVRVIVEDDGVGFDPEAVSQSPEDRAPAKPRLGLSGIRERLSLLGGGLTLESSPGVGTTLFIAIPVPPAPCA; encoded by the coding sequence GTGGTGTCCGACATCGAGCCGCGCAAGCGGGCCGAAGCGGAACGGCTCGAACTGCTCCGCCGCCTCGGCGAGGCGCAGGAGAACGAGCAGCGCCGGATCGCGCGCGAGCTCCACGACCAGGTCGGCCAGACCGTGACCGGGCTCTCACTTGGCCTGAAGGGCCTGGAGCGGCTCCTCGCAGCCGGGGGCGCGACCCTCGAGGCGGGGCGTCAGGTCCAGTGGCTGCAGGCCCTCGCCGGCGAGATCGGGCGCGACATCCACCGCGCCGCCGTCGACCTGCGCCCGACCGCCCTCGACGACCTCGGCCTGCAAGAGGCCCTCGCCACGCAGTTGCGCGAGTGGGGCCAGCGCCACGGCGTCCGCGCCGACCTGGAAATCCTCGGCGAGCCCGTGCGCCTGCCGCCCTCCGCCGAGAGCGCGGTCTACCGGATCGTGCAGGAAGCGCTCACCAACGTCCTCAAGCATGCCCGGGCCGACACCGTCAGCGTCTCGGTCGAGCACCGCGCCGGGGAGGTGCGGGTGATCGTCGAGGATGACGGCGTCGGTTTCGATCCCGAGGCCGTTTCCCAATCTCCAGAGGACCGCGCGCCGGCCAAGCCGCGCCTCGGCCTGTCCGGTATCCGCGAGCGCCTGTCCCTCCTGGGCGGCGGGCTCACGCTTGAGAGTTCCCCGGGCGTCGGCACGACGTTGTTCATCGCCATCCCCGTTCCGCCAGCGCCCTGCGCATGA